One stretch of Gemmatimonadota bacterium DNA includes these proteins:
- a CDS encoding M42 family metallopeptidase — MNKPTDFLTRLLDAPGPSGFELRASRVWREEAATFSDETRTLVTGSTVAAVNPSGRPRVMLAGHIDEIGLQVTHIDEKGYLYVSEIGGWDPQVLVGQRVRVLGAKGDVIGVIGKKPIHLMREEERGKASKTRELWVDVGGADRAAVTRMGLSVGDPMVVDAGLVPLAGDRIASRAIDNRIGAYTVLETLRLLSRKRKSLKACAMAVATTQEEIGYSGGGARTSAYDLEPDVALVVDVTFSTDVPDAEKKELGEHELGGGPVITRGSAVHPLVFERLVEVARKNRIKHTIQAAPRATRTDADGIYLVRKGVPTGLLSIPNRYMHSPNEVVSLKDVQATARLMAAFIESLTPKTSFIPE, encoded by the coding sequence ATGAACAAGCCCACGGACTTCCTGACCCGTCTCCTCGACGCGCCGGGACCCTCCGGGTTCGAGCTTCGCGCCAGCCGCGTCTGGCGTGAGGAAGCCGCCACCTTCTCCGACGAGACCCGCACCCTGGTCACCGGGAGCACCGTCGCCGCCGTGAACCCGTCCGGTCGGCCCCGGGTCATGCTGGCCGGCCACATCGACGAGATCGGTCTCCAGGTCACCCACATCGACGAGAAGGGCTACCTGTACGTCAGCGAGATCGGGGGCTGGGATCCCCAGGTCCTCGTGGGGCAGCGGGTCCGCGTGCTCGGCGCCAAGGGGGATGTGATCGGGGTGATCGGGAAGAAGCCCATCCACCTCATGCGCGAGGAGGAGCGGGGCAAGGCTTCGAAGACCCGAGAGCTGTGGGTGGACGTGGGTGGGGCCGACCGCGCGGCGGTGACCCGGATGGGCCTGTCGGTCGGCGACCCGATGGTCGTGGACGCGGGGCTCGTGCCCCTGGCGGGAGACCGCATCGCCAGCCGTGCCATCGACAACCGCATCGGCGCCTACACGGTCCTGGAGACCCTGCGGCTCCTGTCCCGCAAGCGGAAGTCGCTGAAGGCCTGCGCGATGGCCGTGGCCACCACGCAGGAGGAGATCGGCTACTCGGGCGGAGGTGCCCGTACGTCCGCGTACGACCTCGAGCCGGACGTGGCCCTGGTGGTGGACGTCACGTTCAGCACGGACGTCCCCGACGCGGAGAAGAAGGAGCTGGGCGAGCACGAGCTGGGCGGTGGTCCGGTCATCACCCGCGGGTCGGCCGTCCACCCGCTGGTCTTCGAGCGCCTGGTGGAGGTGGCCCGCAAGAACCGGATCAAGCACACCATCCAGGCCGCGCCCCGGGCCACACGCACGGATGCGGACGGGATCTACCTGGTCCGGAAGGGCGTCCCCACCGGGCTGCTCTCCATCCCCAACCGCTACATGCATTCCCCCAACGAGGT
- a CDS encoding FxsA family protein — translation MARLALLFVIVPVLELILLLQMGRWVGFWPTLGLVITTGLVGAVLARMEGLRVVLGARRELLSGRMPTDALLGGVCVLIGGALLLTPGILTDLLGFSLLLPPSRRVWMKRLRAIARKRVESGWMQATVIRVEPHAPAGPPEA, via the coding sequence TTGGCCCGTCTCGCCCTGCTCTTCGTGATCGTCCCGGTGCTGGAGCTCATCCTCCTGCTCCAGATGGGCCGCTGGGTGGGCTTCTGGCCCACGCTGGGCCTGGTGATCACGACCGGGCTGGTGGGCGCCGTCCTGGCGCGCATGGAGGGCCTGCGGGTCGTGCTCGGCGCCCGGCGCGAGCTGCTGTCGGGGCGCATGCCCACCGACGCGCTCCTGGGCGGCGTCTGCGTCCTGATCGGCGGCGCCCTGCTGCTCACGCCGGGCATCCTGACGGACCTCCTGGGGTTCTCCCTCCTCCTCCCGCCGAGCCGGCGGGTCTGGATGAAGCGCCTGCGCGCCATCGCCCGCAAGCGGGTGGAGAGCGGCTGGATGCAGGCCACCGTGATCCGGGTGGAGCCCCACGCCCCGGCGGGCCCGCCGGAGGCCTGA